Proteins encoded within one genomic window of Ranitomeya variabilis isolate aRanVar5 chromosome 4, aRanVar5.hap1, whole genome shotgun sequence:
- the MAFB gene encoding transcription factor MafB, translating to MAGELSIATELPTSPLAMEYVNDFDLMKFDVKKEPLNGRVDRTIRPCNRLQPTGSVSSTPISTPCSSVPSSPSFSPTEQKTHLEDLYWMANSYQQVNPEALSLTPEDAVEALIGPHQMPPQMQGFEGYRGHPHHHHHHNHHHQTHHQYQGVPHEEMAHPHQHPHHLHHHHHHQASPTPSNSSTSSQQLQNSHVQHQSGNQVEDRFSDDQLVSMSVRELNRHLRGFTKDDVIRLKQKRRTLKNRGYAQSCRYKRVQQKHHLENEKTQLIQQVEQLKQEVNRLARERDAYKIKCEKLTNSSFREAGSTSDNPSSPEFFM from the coding sequence ATGGCAGGAGAGCTGTCTATTGCAACAGAATTGCCAACCAGTCCACTTGCcatggagtatgtcaatgactttGACTTGATGAAATTCGATGTCAAGAAAGAACCACTGAACGGCCGAGTAGATCGTACAATTCGTCCATGCAATCGTTTGCAGCCTACAGGCTCCGTGTCTTCCACTCCTATTAGCACTCCTTGCAGTTCGGTGCCCTCCTCTCCAAGCTTCAGCCCAACAGAGCAGAAGACACACCTGGAGGATCTCTACTGGATGGCCAACAGTTACCAGCAAGTCAACCCAGAGGCTTTGAGCCTCACCCCAGAAGACGCTGTAGAAGCTCTCATAGGACCCCATCAAATGCCACCGCAGATGCAAGGGTTTGAGGGCTACAGAGGTcatcctcaccaccatcatcatcacaacCACCACCACCAAACTCATCACCAGTACCAAGGCGTCCCTCATGAAGAGATGGCTCATCCTCACCAGCACCCACACcaccttcaccaccaccaccatcaccaggcATCTCCCACCCCATCCAACTCTTCCACCTCTTCCCAGCAGCTCCAGAACAGCCACGTTCAGCACCAGTCAGGTAACCAGGTAGAAGACAGATTCTCAGATGACCAACTGGTCTCCATGTCTGTCCGGGAGCTCAACAGGCATCTAAGAGGCTTCACCAAGGATGATGTTATTCGCCTAAAACAGAAGAGAAGAACCCTCAAAAACAGGGGGTACGCCCAGTCCTGCAGGTACAAAAGGGTGCAGCAGAAACACCACCTGGAGAATGAGAAGACCCAGCTCATCCAGCAAGTGGAGCAGCTGAAACAAGAGGTCAATCGTCTGGCCAGAGAAAGAGATGCCTACAAGATAAAGTGCGAGAAACTGACCAACAGCAGCTTCAGGGAAGCCGGGTCTACCAGCGATAACCCATCTTCTCCAGAGTTCTTCATGTGA